The following proteins are encoded in a genomic region of Streptococcus sp. 29892:
- a CDS encoding ethanolamine ammonia-lyase subunit EutB produces MILKTKLFGRVYEFHSVKEVLAKANEFKSGDHLAGVAAESAEERVAAKVVLAQLKLSDLFNNPVVPYEEDEVTRIIIDDVNLRTYEKIKNWTVEELREWILDNKTTNIDIQWLSRGLTSEMVAAVAKLMTNLDLIVAAQKIVITKTANTTIGVPGTFSSRLQPNHTTDDPDGIMASTMEGFAYGCGDALLGLNPVDDSVESTKRILHKFNDFIEEYKIPTQHCVLAHVTTQIEAMNQGAPTGLVFQSIAGSEKGNTAFGFDAKIIQEARDTALKVGTAAGPNVMYFETGQGSELSSDAHHGADQVTMEARCYGFAKRFDPFLVNTVVGFIGPEYLYDSKQVIRAGLEDHFMGKLTGISMGCDICYTNHMKADQNDAENLLVLLGAAGVNYIMAIPHGDDIMLNYQTTGYHETATMRDLLGKRPIKEFEIWMENMGLMKDGHLTEIGGDGSVFMKSKI; encoded by the coding sequence ATGATATTAAAAACGAAGTTATTTGGTCGAGTCTATGAATTTCATTCTGTTAAAGAAGTCTTGGCCAAGGCTAATGAATTCAAATCAGGAGATCATTTGGCTGGCGTTGCTGCAGAGTCTGCAGAAGAACGTGTAGCAGCTAAGGTTGTCTTGGCTCAGCTCAAACTTTCTGATTTGTTTAATAACCCAGTTGTCCCTTATGAAGAGGATGAAGTAACGCGCATTATCATTGACGATGTTAATCTTCGAACCTATGAAAAAATCAAAAACTGGACGGTTGAAGAACTGCGTGAGTGGATTCTTGATAATAAAACAACAAATATTGATATTCAATGGTTGTCACGTGGTTTAACTTCAGAAATGGTTGCAGCTGTTGCTAAGCTCATGACAAACTTAGACTTGATTGTAGCAGCGCAAAAGATTGTCATTACTAAGACTGCAAATACTACCATTGGTGTTCCAGGTACCTTCTCATCTCGCTTGCAGCCTAACCACACGACGGATGATCCTGATGGAATCATGGCTTCAACAATGGAAGGCTTTGCTTATGGCTGTGGAGATGCCTTGCTTGGTTTGAACCCAGTTGATGATTCGGTAGAAAGTACCAAACGGATTTTGCATAAATTCAATGATTTTATTGAAGAGTATAAAATCCCAACTCAGCATTGTGTGCTGGCCCATGTTACAACACAGATTGAAGCCATGAATCAGGGGGCTCCAACTGGATTGGTCTTCCAGTCAATTGCAGGTTCTGAGAAAGGAAATACAGCCTTTGGTTTTGATGCTAAAATCATTCAAGAAGCTCGTGACACAGCCTTGAAAGTAGGTACAGCAGCAGGTCCAAACGTTATGTACTTTGAAACAGGTCAGGGATCAGAATTGTCCTCAGATGCCCATCATGGAGCTGACCAAGTAACTATGGAAGCACGTTGTTATGGTTTTGCCAAACGTTTTGATCCATTCCTTGTTAATACTGTAGTTGGTTTCATTGGTCCAGAGTACCTCTACGATTCCAAACAAGTTATTCGTGCGGGTTTGGAAGACCACTTCATGGGTAAATTGACAGGTATTTCAATGGGATGTGATATCTGTTACACCAACCATATGAAAGCTGATCAAAATGATGCTGAAAACCTACTTGTTCTCCTTGGTGCTGCAGGTGTCAACTATATTATGGCTATTCCACATGGTGATGATATCATGTTGAACTACCAAACAACTGGTTATCATGAAACCGCTACCATGCGTGACTTGTTAGGCAAGCGTCCAATCAAGGAATTTGAAATTTGGATGGAAAATATGGGCTTGATGAAAGATGGTCATCTGACTGAAATTGGTGGTGACGGATCAGTCTTTATGAAGTCAAAAATATAG
- the eutC gene encoding ethanolamine ammonia-lyase subunit EutC produces MNELELKEMIRSILNEITETPVVPEKMDTPSSSHQPKQEDSQIEDGIIPDITEVDIQKQFLIPNAINEEAYRKIKQFTPARLGLWRAGNRYKTQTILRFRADHAAAQDAVFSYVAEDFVKEMGFIPVHTKASSKDEYLTRPDLGRIFPEDQQEIIKNSCKKNAKVQIVVGDGLSSSAIEANVRDFLPALKQGLKMFGLEFDEVLFIKHSRVGAMDHIAELTGAEVVCILIGERPGLVTAESMSAYLAYRPTMGMPESRRTVVSNIHKGGTPAVEAGAYVAEIIKKILDNKKSGVDLK; encoded by the coding sequence GTGAATGAACTAGAATTAAAAGAAATGATTCGTTCCATTTTGAATGAAATAACTGAAACGCCAGTTGTACCAGAAAAAATGGACACGCCTTCCTCTTCACATCAACCGAAGCAAGAAGATAGCCAAATTGAAGATGGAATCATTCCTGATATTACCGAGGTGGATATTCAGAAACAATTCCTTATTCCAAACGCGATCAATGAAGAGGCTTATCGCAAGATTAAACAATTCACTCCAGCTCGTTTAGGTTTGTGGAGAGCAGGAAATCGCTATAAAACACAAACAATTCTGCGCTTTAGAGCAGACCATGCTGCAGCTCAAGACGCAGTATTCTCCTATGTCGCAGAAGATTTTGTCAAAGAGATGGGCTTTATTCCTGTCCATACCAAGGCTTCTTCTAAGGACGAATACCTAACGCGACCTGATTTGGGAAGAATTTTCCCAGAAGATCAGCAGGAAATTATCAAAAACAGCTGTAAGAAGAATGCCAAAGTTCAAATTGTTGTAGGTGATGGATTGAGCTCGTCAGCCATTGAAGCAAACGTAAGAGATTTCCTTCCAGCTTTGAAGCAAGGTTTGAAAATGTTTGGTCTAGAATTTGATGAAGTACTCTTTATCAAACACTCTCGTGTTGGAGCTATGGATCACATTGCAGAATTAACAGGTGCAGAAGTTGTTTGTATCTTGATTGGCGAACGTCCAGGATTGGTAACAGCAGAATCTATGAGTGCATACTTGGCCTATAGACCAACGATGGGGATGCCCGAATCACGTCGGACTGTTGTATCCAATATTCACAAAGGTGGAACTCCTGCGGTAGAGGCAGGGGCATATGTTGCGGAAATCATTAAAAAGATTTTGGACAATAAAAAATCAGGTGTTGATTTGAAATAA
- a CDS encoding BMC domain-containing protein, translated as MAKRALGLIEVRGYLGAVVAADIAVKAANVSIINIEKIKSGLNTVHITGDVGAVKAAVAAAVAELENKSFYRGSHVIASMDEQTEKLIRAEKKLKKEEPLPVEERAIAVEQAVPLAQSKEEVAISANLVASPEPSERTELVNEEATETTEIAEMPTSIEVEAIETPFVPKFSQTELEKLKVVKLRSIAYREKDIQLSKKEIKFANKRQLVQALMELSRKE; from the coding sequence ATGGCTAAAAGAGCACTAGGACTAATTGAAGTAAGAGGGTATCTAGGTGCTGTTGTAGCTGCCGATATAGCTGTAAAAGCAGCCAATGTCTCCATTATCAATATTGAGAAAATCAAATCTGGTTTGAATACCGTACATATTACAGGAGATGTTGGCGCTGTAAAAGCAGCAGTAGCTGCTGCAGTCGCAGAACTCGAAAATAAATCTTTTTATCGTGGTAGCCATGTCATTGCTAGCATGGATGAGCAGACTGAAAAATTGATCAGGGCTGAGAAGAAACTCAAAAAAGAAGAGCCTCTTCCAGTCGAAGAGCGAGCTATTGCCGTAGAGCAAGCTGTGCCTCTCGCACAATCGAAGGAAGAGGTTGCTATTTCTGCAAATCTTGTAGCTAGCCCTGAGCCATCAGAAAGGACAGAGCTAGTTAATGAAGAAGCTACTGAAACTACGGAAATAGCGGAAATGCCTACAAGCATAGAAGTGGAAGCGATCGAAACACCTTTTGTTCCTAAGTTTTCACAAACAGAGCTGGAAAAATTAAAAGTTGTCAAACTCAGAAGCATTGCCTACCGTGAAAAAGATATTCAATTAAGCAAAAAAGAAATAAAATTTGCTAACAAGCGTCAGCTTGTCCAAGCCTTGATGGAACTCTCAAGAAAGGAGTAA
- the eutL gene encoding ethanolamine utilization microcompartment protein EutL, translated as MINERLGASVLSALLISNVDASLAASLELKPHHRSLGIITSDCDDVTYVALDEATKSADVEVVYARSMYAGAGNASTKLAGEVIGILAGPTPEEVRSGLDVAIYEIENGASFYSANDDNTIPYFAHCVSRAGSYLSQGANADEGTAIAYLIAPPAEAMVGLDAALKASDVTIGAFYGPPSETNFAGGLLVGSQSACRAACDAFARTVISIASNPKNY; from the coding sequence GTGATAAACGAACGTTTGGGAGCATCTGTTCTTAGTGCTCTACTTATTTCCAATGTTGATGCCAGTCTGGCTGCTTCTTTGGAGTTAAAACCTCATCATCGAAGTTTGGGAATTATTACTTCAGATTGTGATGACGTAACCTATGTTGCACTGGATGAAGCAACCAAGTCTGCAGATGTTGAAGTGGTTTACGCTAGAAGTATGTACGCGGGTGCTGGGAATGCATCAACTAAATTGGCTGGTGAAGTCATTGGTATCTTAGCAGGTCCAACTCCGGAAGAAGTTCGGAGTGGCTTGGATGTTGCCATTTATGAAATTGAAAATGGCGCAAGCTTCTATAGTGCTAATGATGACAATACTATCCCATATTTTGCTCATTGTGTTTCCCGTGCGGGTTCATATCTTTCACAAGGTGCAAATGCCGACGAGGGAACTGCTATTGCCTACTTGATTGCACCGCCAGCCGAAGCCATGGTTGGACTTGATGCAGCTTTGAAAGCTTCAGATGTGACCATTGGTGCTTTCTACGGTCCACCAAGTGAAACAAACTTTGCTGGAGGTCTATTGGTGGGTTCTCAATCAGCTTGTAGGGCTGCCTGTGATGCCTTTGCAAGAACAGTTATCTCTATTGCAAGCAATCCTAAGAATTATTAA